One region of Culex pipiens pallens isolate TS chromosome 2, TS_CPP_V2, whole genome shotgun sequence genomic DNA includes:
- the LOC120423882 gene encoding probable serine/threonine-protein kinase fhkD isoform X5: MIHVDESDPVGDVPPPFPYREVEIQRGVDAKQLYELSTEIGRGKFGVVHTCTDKSTGLRLAAKFIKIEKKGDRKNIEREVHMMNVLRHAKIAQLYAAYEYDRTFCMVLELVQGGELFDRVLDEKFLLTEKACSIFMRQICDAIAYIHGNNIVHLDLKPENILCLTESGNRIKIIDFGLAREYDPDNKLQVLFGTPEFVAPEVVNFEAISFATDMWSVGVIAYVLVSGLSPFAGEDDIQTMGNITIGRYDFLDEAFDTVSEEAIDFINRCLVKDPNERINAEQALKHKWIKRKPQYYPTNPRRPSIPVFKPILLEDSNDNNSNVHLIFFRQNDAEIDKENLKDLVSKWNESPNNRYAFDQASESVISPSGDLIPAGALLMRRTSGDASGGRRGSLARDEDDPLLLSPSSSTSCCSTLSPPPPPLSSEVTAPQSSPHRPALAPLEVVSNTGSASSNSSELNHSQSAGVTTGGQAQPEVTPKLPTTNTTTKIKEDQQPPPVTCDPKHLPEQQHNSTLNGNNNSNSNINLGTTPPKPPTSPLSPTTLSTADLDSDLESLKSKLKVKTSRAQNKLNELAQQPDFLANDPFKLPTFKFLPKSISLCNDDSVFKENYTKFCDRNAILPPTHIQESHQEVSSTSSTSSTTTVSEGTKVIVTKTTKSSKLSADGTKTVTVKKTIVKQKKITEQEQQDVTSAAATTTTPTKESSTASATVKRTKFRVNQMSSRDVPVAINSVAKRYLEQNRIFATETALTVPKDDCLVKKLHKSHVHTTSETESANNLKNTMKIRSISVDWGAKDAVENRSMKSINSFLKRTSTSSSTTSSAVKQIQAQIEASIHK; the protein is encoded by the exons ATGATTCACGTGGACGAATCCGATCCCGTCGGTG aTGTGCCACCACCGTTTCCCTATCGTGAGGTGGAAATTCAGCGCGGAGTCGATGCCAAACAGCTGTACGAGCTGAGCACCGAAATCGGAAG GGGCAAATTCGGCGTCGTTCACACATGCACGGACAAATCAACCGGCCTCCGGCTGGCGGCCAAGTTCATCAAGATCGAGAAGAAAGGCGACCGCAAGAACATCGAACGCGAGGTCCACATGATGAACGTGCTGCGGCACGCCAAAATAGCCCAGCTGTACGCGGCCTACGAGTACGACCGGACGTTCTGCATGGTGCTGGAGCTGGTCCAGGGCGGCGAGCTGTTTGACCGCGTGCTGGACGAAAAGTTCCTGCTCACCGAGAAGGCCTGCTCGATCTTTATGCGACAGATTTGCGACGCCATCGCGTACATCCACGGCAACAACATTGTGCACTTGGACCTGAAGCCGGAGAATATTCTGTGCCTGACGGAGAGCGGGAATCGGATAAAAATTATCGACTTTGGGCTGGCCCGCGAGTACGACCCGGACAACAAGCTGCAGGTGCTGTTTGGCACGCCCGAGTTTGTGGCCCCCGAGGTGGTCAACTTTGAGGCGATCTCATTCGCGACGGACATGTGGAGCGTCGGCGTAATTGCCTACGTGCT CGTATCCGGTCTTTCTCCCTTTGCTGGCGAGGACGACATCCAGACCATGGGTAACATCACGATCGGTCGGTACGACTTCCTGGACGAGGCGTTCGACACCGTGTCAGAGGAAGCGATCGACTTTATCAACCGCTGTCTGGTGAAGGATCCCAA CGAACGAATCAACGCAGAGCAGGCCCTTAAACACAAGTGGATCAAGCGGAAACCTCAGTACTACCCGACGAATCCTCGGCGACCTTCGATACCcgttttcaaaccaattttgcTAGAGGACAGCAATGACAACAACAGCAATGTACAC TTGATCTTTTTTCGCCAGAACGACGCCGAGATCGACAAGGAAAACCTCAAGGATCTGGTCTCCAAGTGGAACGAGTCCCCGAACAATCGGTACGCCTTCGACCAGGCCTCCGAGAGTGTGATCTCGCCCAGTGGGGACCTGATTCCTGCGGGGGCGCTCCTGATGCGGCGAACCAGTGGCGATGCCAGCGGAGGCCGGAGGGGCAGCTTAGCTAGAG ACGAGGATGACCCGCTGCTTCTGTCCCCATCGTCGTCGACTTCCTGTTGCTCGACCCTGTCACCACCTCCGCCACCACTCTCATCGGAAGTGACCGCACCACAATCATCGCCCCATCGCCCCGCACTAGCGCCATTAGAAGTAGTCTCTAACACCGGCAGcgccagcagcaacagcagcgaaCTCA ATCATTCGCAGTCCGCCGGAGTGACCACCGGAGGCCAGGCGCAACCGGAAGTGACTCCAAAACTTCCCAcaaccaacaccaccaccaagATCAAG GAGGATCAGCAACCACCACCCGTGACCTGTGACCCCAAACACCTCCCAGAACAACAGCACAACAGTACACTGAATGGTAACAACAATAGCAACAGCAACATCAACCTCGGAACCACCCCACCAAAACCACCCACCAGCCCATTAAGCCCCACGACTCTCAGTACCGCCGACCTGGACTCGGACCTCGAGAGTCTCAAATCCAAACTGAAGGTCAAAACGTCCCGGGCCCAGAACAAGCTAAACGAGCTCGCCCAGCAGCCCGACTTCCTCGCCAATGACCCGTTCAAGCTGCCGACGTTCAAGTTCCTGCCCAAATCGATCAGTCTGTGCAACGACGACTCCGTGTTCAAAGAGAACTACACCAAATTCTGTGATCGCAACGCCATTCTACCTCCTACCCACATTCAAGAATCGCACCAGGAAGTGAGCTCGACGTCGTCCACCTCCTCCACGACGACCGTGTCCGAAGGCACCAAGGTGATCGTCACCAAAACCACCAAGAGCAGCAAGTTGAGCGCCGACGGAACCAAAACCGTCACCGTCAAGAAAACGATCGTCAAACAGAAAAAGATCACCGAACAGGAACAGCAGGACGTGACATCGGccgcggcgacgacgacgacgcccacCAAGGAATCGTCCACGGCCAGCGCAACCGTCAAGCGAACCAAGTTCCGCGTCAACCAGATGAGCAGCCGGGACGTCCCGGTAGCGATCAACAGCGTTGCCAAGCGATACCTCGAGCAGAACCGAATCTTCGCGACGGAAACCGCACTGACCGTGCCCAAAGACGACTGTCTGGTGAAGAAGCTCCACAAAAGCCACGTCCACACGACGTCGGAAACGGAAAGCGCCAACAATTTGAAAAACACCATGAAGATCCGCAGCATCTCCGTCGACTGGGGCGCGAAGGATGCCGTCGAAAACCGATCGATGAAGTCGATCAACTCGTTCCTCAAGCGCACCTCCACCTCCTCGTCCACGACCAGCTCGGCCGTCAAGCAGATCCAGGCACAGATCGAGGCCAGCATCCACAAATAA
- the LOC120423882 gene encoding probable serine/threonine-protein kinase fhkD isoform X3, translated as MIHVDESDPVGDVPPPFPYREVEIQRGVDAKQLYELSTEIGRGKFGVVHTCTDKSTGLRLAAKFIKIEKKGDRKNIEREVHMMNVLRHAKIAQLYAAYEYDRTFCMVLELVQGGELFDRVLDEKFLLTEKACSIFMRQICDAIAYIHGNNIVHLDLKPENILCLTESGNRIKIIDFGLAREYDPDNKLQVLFGTPEFVAPEVVNFEAISFATDMWSVGVIAYVLVSGLSPFAGEDDIQTMGNITIGRYDFLDEAFDTVSEEAIDFINRCLVKDPNERINAEQALKHKWIKRKPQYYPTNPRRPSIPVFKPILLEDSNDNNSNVHLIFFRQNDAEIDKENLKDLVSKWNESPNNRYAFDQASESVISPSGDLIPAGALLMRRTSGDASGGRRGSLARDEDDPLLLSPSSSTSCCSTLSPPPPPLSSEVTAPQSSPHRPALAPLEVVSNTGSASSNSSELSNANKLSSISSASDFSSSLESSSITAIPLDHHSRSSFPDHSQSAGVTTGGQAQPEVTPKLPTTNTTTKIKEDQQPPPVTCDPKHLPEQQHNSTLNGNNNSNSNINLGTTPPKPPTSPLSPTTLSTADLDSDLESLKSKLKVKTSRAQNKLNELAQQPDFLANDPFKLPTFKFLPKSISLCNDDSVFKENYTKFCDRNAILPPTHIQESHQEVSSTSSTSSTTTVSEGTKVIVTKTTKSSKLSADGTKTVTVKKTIVKQKKITEQEQQDVTSAAATTTTPTKESSTASATVKRTKFRVNQMSSRDVPVAINSVAKRYLEQNRIFATETALTVPKDDCLVKKLHKSHVHTTSETESANNLKNTMKIRSISVDWGAKDAVENRSMKSINSFLKRTSTSSSTTSSAVKQIQAQIEASIHK; from the exons ATGATTCACGTGGACGAATCCGATCCCGTCGGTG aTGTGCCACCACCGTTTCCCTATCGTGAGGTGGAAATTCAGCGCGGAGTCGATGCCAAACAGCTGTACGAGCTGAGCACCGAAATCGGAAG GGGCAAATTCGGCGTCGTTCACACATGCACGGACAAATCAACCGGCCTCCGGCTGGCGGCCAAGTTCATCAAGATCGAGAAGAAAGGCGACCGCAAGAACATCGAACGCGAGGTCCACATGATGAACGTGCTGCGGCACGCCAAAATAGCCCAGCTGTACGCGGCCTACGAGTACGACCGGACGTTCTGCATGGTGCTGGAGCTGGTCCAGGGCGGCGAGCTGTTTGACCGCGTGCTGGACGAAAAGTTCCTGCTCACCGAGAAGGCCTGCTCGATCTTTATGCGACAGATTTGCGACGCCATCGCGTACATCCACGGCAACAACATTGTGCACTTGGACCTGAAGCCGGAGAATATTCTGTGCCTGACGGAGAGCGGGAATCGGATAAAAATTATCGACTTTGGGCTGGCCCGCGAGTACGACCCGGACAACAAGCTGCAGGTGCTGTTTGGCACGCCCGAGTTTGTGGCCCCCGAGGTGGTCAACTTTGAGGCGATCTCATTCGCGACGGACATGTGGAGCGTCGGCGTAATTGCCTACGTGCT CGTATCCGGTCTTTCTCCCTTTGCTGGCGAGGACGACATCCAGACCATGGGTAACATCACGATCGGTCGGTACGACTTCCTGGACGAGGCGTTCGACACCGTGTCAGAGGAAGCGATCGACTTTATCAACCGCTGTCTGGTGAAGGATCCCAA CGAACGAATCAACGCAGAGCAGGCCCTTAAACACAAGTGGATCAAGCGGAAACCTCAGTACTACCCGACGAATCCTCGGCGACCTTCGATACCcgttttcaaaccaattttgcTAGAGGACAGCAATGACAACAACAGCAATGTACAC TTGATCTTTTTTCGCCAGAACGACGCCGAGATCGACAAGGAAAACCTCAAGGATCTGGTCTCCAAGTGGAACGAGTCCCCGAACAATCGGTACGCCTTCGACCAGGCCTCCGAGAGTGTGATCTCGCCCAGTGGGGACCTGATTCCTGCGGGGGCGCTCCTGATGCGGCGAACCAGTGGCGATGCCAGCGGAGGCCGGAGGGGCAGCTTAGCTAGAG ACGAGGATGACCCGCTGCTTCTGTCCCCATCGTCGTCGACTTCCTGTTGCTCGACCCTGTCACCACCTCCGCCACCACTCTCATCGGAAGTGACCGCACCACAATCATCGCCCCATCGCCCCGCACTAGCGCCATTAGAAGTAGTCTCTAACACCGGCAGcgccagcagcaacagcagcgaaCTCAGTAATGCCAACAAACTTAGTAGTATTAGTAGTGCTAGCGATTTCAGTAGTAGTCTCGAAAGCTCATCCATCACGGCGATCCCACTTGATCATCACTCTCGTTCATCTTTCCCAGATCATTCGCAGTCCGCCGGAGTGACCACCGGAGGCCAGGCGCAACCGGAAGTGACTCCAAAACTTCCCAcaaccaacaccaccaccaagATCAAG GAGGATCAGCAACCACCACCCGTGACCTGTGACCCCAAACACCTCCCAGAACAACAGCACAACAGTACACTGAATGGTAACAACAATAGCAACAGCAACATCAACCTCGGAACCACCCCACCAAAACCACCCACCAGCCCATTAAGCCCCACGACTCTCAGTACCGCCGACCTGGACTCGGACCTCGAGAGTCTCAAATCCAAACTGAAGGTCAAAACGTCCCGGGCCCAGAACAAGCTAAACGAGCTCGCCCAGCAGCCCGACTTCCTCGCCAATGACCCGTTCAAGCTGCCGACGTTCAAGTTCCTGCCCAAATCGATCAGTCTGTGCAACGACGACTCCGTGTTCAAAGAGAACTACACCAAATTCTGTGATCGCAACGCCATTCTACCTCCTACCCACATTCAAGAATCGCACCAGGAAGTGAGCTCGACGTCGTCCACCTCCTCCACGACGACCGTGTCCGAAGGCACCAAGGTGATCGTCACCAAAACCACCAAGAGCAGCAAGTTGAGCGCCGACGGAACCAAAACCGTCACCGTCAAGAAAACGATCGTCAAACAGAAAAAGATCACCGAACAGGAACAGCAGGACGTGACATCGGccgcggcgacgacgacgacgcccacCAAGGAATCGTCCACGGCCAGCGCAACCGTCAAGCGAACCAAGTTCCGCGTCAACCAGATGAGCAGCCGGGACGTCCCGGTAGCGATCAACAGCGTTGCCAAGCGATACCTCGAGCAGAACCGAATCTTCGCGACGGAAACCGCACTGACCGTGCCCAAAGACGACTGTCTGGTGAAGAAGCTCCACAAAAGCCACGTCCACACGACGTCGGAAACGGAAAGCGCCAACAATTTGAAAAACACCATGAAGATCCGCAGCATCTCCGTCGACTGGGGCGCGAAGGATGCCGTCGAAAACCGATCGATGAAGTCGATCAACTCGTTCCTCAAGCGCACCTCCACCTCCTCGTCCACGACCAGCTCGGCCGTCAAGCAGATCCAGGCACAGATCGAGGCCAGCATCCACAAATAA
- the LOC120423882 gene encoding probable serine/threonine-protein kinase fhkD isoform X1, translating into MIHVDESDPVGDVPPPFPYREVEIQRGVDAKQLYELSTEIGRGKFGVVHTCTDKSTGLRLAAKFIKIEKKGDRKNIEREVHMMNVLRHAKIAQLYAAYEYDRTFCMVLELVQGGELFDRVLDEKFLLTEKACSIFMRQICDAIAYIHGNNIVHLDLKPENILCLTESGNRIKIIDFGLAREYDPDNKLQVLFGTPEFVAPEVVNFEAISFATDMWSVGVIAYVLVSGLSPFAGEDDIQTMGNITIGRYDFLDEAFDTVSEEAIDFINRCLVKDPNERINAEQALKHKWIKRKPQYYPTNPRRPSIPVFKPILLEDSNDNNSNVHLIFFRQNDAEIDKENLKDLVSKWNESPNNRYAFDQASESVISPSGDLIPAGALLMRRTSGDASGGRRGSLARDEDDPLLLSPSSSTSCCSTLSPPPPPLSSEVTAPQSSPHRPALAPLEVVSNTGSASSNSSELSNANKLSSISSASDFSSSLESSSITAIPLDHHSRSSFPDHSQSAGVTTGGQAQPEVTPKLPTTNTTTKIKVCDELRMLSDLLKMKTPKEDQQPPPVTCDPKHLPEQQHNSTLNGNNNSNSNINLGTTPPKPPTSPLSPTTLSTADLDSDLESLKSKLKVKTSRAQNKLNELAQQPDFLANDPFKLPTFKFLPKSISLCNDDSVFKENYTKFCDRNAILPPTHIQESHQEVSSTSSTSSTTTVSEGTKVIVTKTTKSSKLSADGTKTVTVKKTIVKQKKITEQEQQDVTSAAATTTTPTKESSTASATVKRTKFRVNQMSSRDVPVAINSVAKRYLEQNRIFATETALTVPKDDCLVKKLHKSHVHTTSETESANNLKNTMKIRSISVDWGAKDAVENRSMKSINSFLKRTSTSSSTTSSAVKQIQAQIEASIHK; encoded by the exons ATGATTCACGTGGACGAATCCGATCCCGTCGGTG aTGTGCCACCACCGTTTCCCTATCGTGAGGTGGAAATTCAGCGCGGAGTCGATGCCAAACAGCTGTACGAGCTGAGCACCGAAATCGGAAG GGGCAAATTCGGCGTCGTTCACACATGCACGGACAAATCAACCGGCCTCCGGCTGGCGGCCAAGTTCATCAAGATCGAGAAGAAAGGCGACCGCAAGAACATCGAACGCGAGGTCCACATGATGAACGTGCTGCGGCACGCCAAAATAGCCCAGCTGTACGCGGCCTACGAGTACGACCGGACGTTCTGCATGGTGCTGGAGCTGGTCCAGGGCGGCGAGCTGTTTGACCGCGTGCTGGACGAAAAGTTCCTGCTCACCGAGAAGGCCTGCTCGATCTTTATGCGACAGATTTGCGACGCCATCGCGTACATCCACGGCAACAACATTGTGCACTTGGACCTGAAGCCGGAGAATATTCTGTGCCTGACGGAGAGCGGGAATCGGATAAAAATTATCGACTTTGGGCTGGCCCGCGAGTACGACCCGGACAACAAGCTGCAGGTGCTGTTTGGCACGCCCGAGTTTGTGGCCCCCGAGGTGGTCAACTTTGAGGCGATCTCATTCGCGACGGACATGTGGAGCGTCGGCGTAATTGCCTACGTGCT CGTATCCGGTCTTTCTCCCTTTGCTGGCGAGGACGACATCCAGACCATGGGTAACATCACGATCGGTCGGTACGACTTCCTGGACGAGGCGTTCGACACCGTGTCAGAGGAAGCGATCGACTTTATCAACCGCTGTCTGGTGAAGGATCCCAA CGAACGAATCAACGCAGAGCAGGCCCTTAAACACAAGTGGATCAAGCGGAAACCTCAGTACTACCCGACGAATCCTCGGCGACCTTCGATACCcgttttcaaaccaattttgcTAGAGGACAGCAATGACAACAACAGCAATGTACAC TTGATCTTTTTTCGCCAGAACGACGCCGAGATCGACAAGGAAAACCTCAAGGATCTGGTCTCCAAGTGGAACGAGTCCCCGAACAATCGGTACGCCTTCGACCAGGCCTCCGAGAGTGTGATCTCGCCCAGTGGGGACCTGATTCCTGCGGGGGCGCTCCTGATGCGGCGAACCAGTGGCGATGCCAGCGGAGGCCGGAGGGGCAGCTTAGCTAGAG ACGAGGATGACCCGCTGCTTCTGTCCCCATCGTCGTCGACTTCCTGTTGCTCGACCCTGTCACCACCTCCGCCACCACTCTCATCGGAAGTGACCGCACCACAATCATCGCCCCATCGCCCCGCACTAGCGCCATTAGAAGTAGTCTCTAACACCGGCAGcgccagcagcaacagcagcgaaCTCAGTAATGCCAACAAACTTAGTAGTATTAGTAGTGCTAGCGATTTCAGTAGTAGTCTCGAAAGCTCATCCATCACGGCGATCCCACTTGATCATCACTCTCGTTCATCTTTCCCAGATCATTCGCAGTCCGCCGGAGTGACCACCGGAGGCCAGGCGCAACCGGAAGTGACTCCAAAACTTCCCAcaaccaacaccaccaccaagATCAAGGTATGTGATGAGTTACGAATGCTATCCGACTTACTAAAAATGAAAACCCCAAAGGAGGATCAGCAACCACCACCCGTGACCTGTGACCCCAAACACCTCCCAGAACAACAGCACAACAGTACACTGAATGGTAACAACAATAGCAACAGCAACATCAACCTCGGAACCACCCCACCAAAACCACCCACCAGCCCATTAAGCCCCACGACTCTCAGTACCGCCGACCTGGACTCGGACCTCGAGAGTCTCAAATCCAAACTGAAGGTCAAAACGTCCCGGGCCCAGAACAAGCTAAACGAGCTCGCCCAGCAGCCCGACTTCCTCGCCAATGACCCGTTCAAGCTGCCGACGTTCAAGTTCCTGCCCAAATCGATCAGTCTGTGCAACGACGACTCCGTGTTCAAAGAGAACTACACCAAATTCTGTGATCGCAACGCCATTCTACCTCCTACCCACATTCAAGAATCGCACCAGGAAGTGAGCTCGACGTCGTCCACCTCCTCCACGACGACCGTGTCCGAAGGCACCAAGGTGATCGTCACCAAAACCACCAAGAGCAGCAAGTTGAGCGCCGACGGAACCAAAACCGTCACCGTCAAGAAAACGATCGTCAAACAGAAAAAGATCACCGAACAGGAACAGCAGGACGTGACATCGGccgcggcgacgacgacgacgcccacCAAGGAATCGTCCACGGCCAGCGCAACCGTCAAGCGAACCAAGTTCCGCGTCAACCAGATGAGCAGCCGGGACGTCCCGGTAGCGATCAACAGCGTTGCCAAGCGATACCTCGAGCAGAACCGAATCTTCGCGACGGAAACCGCACTGACCGTGCCCAAAGACGACTGTCTGGTGAAGAAGCTCCACAAAAGCCACGTCCACACGACGTCGGAAACGGAAAGCGCCAACAATTTGAAAAACACCATGAAGATCCGCAGCATCTCCGTCGACTGGGGCGCGAAGGATGCCGTCGAAAACCGATCGATGAAGTCGATCAACTCGTTCCTCAAGCGCACCTCCACCTCCTCGTCCACGACCAGCTCGGCCGTCAAGCAGATCCAGGCACAGATCGAGGCCAGCATCCACAAATAA
- the LOC120423882 gene encoding probable serine/threonine-protein kinase fhkD isoform X4, whose amino-acid sequence MIHVDESDPVGDVPPPFPYREVEIQRGVDAKQLYELSTEIGRGKFGVVHTCTDKSTGLRLAAKFIKIEKKGDRKNIEREVHMMNVLRHAKIAQLYAAYEYDRTFCMVLELVQGGELFDRVLDEKFLLTEKACSIFMRQICDAIAYIHGNNIVHLDLKPENILCLTESGNRIKIIDFGLAREYDPDNKLQVLFGTPEFVAPEVVNFEAISFATDMWSVGVIAYVLVSGLSPFAGEDDIQTMGNITIGRYDFLDEAFDTVSEEAIDFINRCLVKDPNERINAEQALKHKWIKRKPQYYPTNPRRPSIPVFKPILLEDSNDNNSNVHLIFFRQNDAEIDKENLKDLVSKWNESPNNRYAFDQASESVISPSGDLIPAGALLMRRTSGDASGGRRGSLARDEDDPLLLSPSSSTSCCSTLSPPPPPLSSEVTAPQSSPHRPALAPLEVVSNTGSASSNSSELNHSQSAGVTTGGQAQPEVTPKLPTTNTTTKIKVCDELRMLSDLLKMKTPKEDQQPPPVTCDPKHLPEQQHNSTLNGNNNSNSNINLGTTPPKPPTSPLSPTTLSTADLDSDLESLKSKLKVKTSRAQNKLNELAQQPDFLANDPFKLPTFKFLPKSISLCNDDSVFKENYTKFCDRNAILPPTHIQESHQEVSSTSSTSSTTTVSEGTKVIVTKTTKSSKLSADGTKTVTVKKTIVKQKKITEQEQQDVTSAAATTTTPTKESSTASATVKRTKFRVNQMSSRDVPVAINSVAKRYLEQNRIFATETALTVPKDDCLVKKLHKSHVHTTSETESANNLKNTMKIRSISVDWGAKDAVENRSMKSINSFLKRTSTSSSTTSSAVKQIQAQIEASIHK is encoded by the exons ATGATTCACGTGGACGAATCCGATCCCGTCGGTG aTGTGCCACCACCGTTTCCCTATCGTGAGGTGGAAATTCAGCGCGGAGTCGATGCCAAACAGCTGTACGAGCTGAGCACCGAAATCGGAAG GGGCAAATTCGGCGTCGTTCACACATGCACGGACAAATCAACCGGCCTCCGGCTGGCGGCCAAGTTCATCAAGATCGAGAAGAAAGGCGACCGCAAGAACATCGAACGCGAGGTCCACATGATGAACGTGCTGCGGCACGCCAAAATAGCCCAGCTGTACGCGGCCTACGAGTACGACCGGACGTTCTGCATGGTGCTGGAGCTGGTCCAGGGCGGCGAGCTGTTTGACCGCGTGCTGGACGAAAAGTTCCTGCTCACCGAGAAGGCCTGCTCGATCTTTATGCGACAGATTTGCGACGCCATCGCGTACATCCACGGCAACAACATTGTGCACTTGGACCTGAAGCCGGAGAATATTCTGTGCCTGACGGAGAGCGGGAATCGGATAAAAATTATCGACTTTGGGCTGGCCCGCGAGTACGACCCGGACAACAAGCTGCAGGTGCTGTTTGGCACGCCCGAGTTTGTGGCCCCCGAGGTGGTCAACTTTGAGGCGATCTCATTCGCGACGGACATGTGGAGCGTCGGCGTAATTGCCTACGTGCT CGTATCCGGTCTTTCTCCCTTTGCTGGCGAGGACGACATCCAGACCATGGGTAACATCACGATCGGTCGGTACGACTTCCTGGACGAGGCGTTCGACACCGTGTCAGAGGAAGCGATCGACTTTATCAACCGCTGTCTGGTGAAGGATCCCAA CGAACGAATCAACGCAGAGCAGGCCCTTAAACACAAGTGGATCAAGCGGAAACCTCAGTACTACCCGACGAATCCTCGGCGACCTTCGATACCcgttttcaaaccaattttgcTAGAGGACAGCAATGACAACAACAGCAATGTACAC TTGATCTTTTTTCGCCAGAACGACGCCGAGATCGACAAGGAAAACCTCAAGGATCTGGTCTCCAAGTGGAACGAGTCCCCGAACAATCGGTACGCCTTCGACCAGGCCTCCGAGAGTGTGATCTCGCCCAGTGGGGACCTGATTCCTGCGGGGGCGCTCCTGATGCGGCGAACCAGTGGCGATGCCAGCGGAGGCCGGAGGGGCAGCTTAGCTAGAG ACGAGGATGACCCGCTGCTTCTGTCCCCATCGTCGTCGACTTCCTGTTGCTCGACCCTGTCACCACCTCCGCCACCACTCTCATCGGAAGTGACCGCACCACAATCATCGCCCCATCGCCCCGCACTAGCGCCATTAGAAGTAGTCTCTAACACCGGCAGcgccagcagcaacagcagcgaaCTCA ATCATTCGCAGTCCGCCGGAGTGACCACCGGAGGCCAGGCGCAACCGGAAGTGACTCCAAAACTTCCCAcaaccaacaccaccaccaagATCAAGGTATGTGATGAGTTACGAATGCTATCCGACTTACTAAAAATGAAAACCCCAAAGGAGGATCAGCAACCACCACCCGTGACCTGTGACCCCAAACACCTCCCAGAACAACAGCACAACAGTACACTGAATGGTAACAACAATAGCAACAGCAACATCAACCTCGGAACCACCCCACCAAAACCACCCACCAGCCCATTAAGCCCCACGACTCTCAGTACCGCCGACCTGGACTCGGACCTCGAGAGTCTCAAATCCAAACTGAAGGTCAAAACGTCCCGGGCCCAGAACAAGCTAAACGAGCTCGCCCAGCAGCCCGACTTCCTCGCCAATGACCCGTTCAAGCTGCCGACGTTCAAGTTCCTGCCCAAATCGATCAGTCTGTGCAACGACGACTCCGTGTTCAAAGAGAACTACACCAAATTCTGTGATCGCAACGCCATTCTACCTCCTACCCACATTCAAGAATCGCACCAGGAAGTGAGCTCGACGTCGTCCACCTCCTCCACGACGACCGTGTCCGAAGGCACCAAGGTGATCGTCACCAAAACCACCAAGAGCAGCAAGTTGAGCGCCGACGGAACCAAAACCGTCACCGTCAAGAAAACGATCGTCAAACAGAAAAAGATCACCGAACAGGAACAGCAGGACGTGACATCGGccgcggcgacgacgacgacgcccacCAAGGAATCGTCCACGGCCAGCGCAACCGTCAAGCGAACCAAGTTCCGCGTCAACCAGATGAGCAGCCGGGACGTCCCGGTAGCGATCAACAGCGTTGCCAAGCGATACCTCGAGCAGAACCGAATCTTCGCGACGGAAACCGCACTGACCGTGCCCAAAGACGACTGTCTGGTGAAGAAGCTCCACAAAAGCCACGTCCACACGACGTCGGAAACGGAAAGCGCCAACAATTTGAAAAACACCATGAAGATCCGCAGCATCTCCGTCGACTGGGGCGCGAAGGATGCCGTCGAAAACCGATCGATGAAGTCGATCAACTCGTTCCTCAAGCGCACCTCCACCTCCTCGTCCACGACCAGCTCGGCCGTCAAGCAGATCCAGGCACAGATCGAGGCCAGCATCCACAAATAA